A genomic segment from Aspergillus puulaauensis MK2 DNA, chromosome 1, nearly complete sequence encodes:
- a CDS encoding SDR family oxidoreductase (COG:M;~EggNog:ENOG410PJWK;~InterPro:IPR036291,IPR001509;~PFAM:PF04321,PF01073,PF01370;~go_function: GO:0003824 - catalytic activity [Evidence IEA]) → MPRRTVKGYLYFLFPAKSPNALLNPRCLHLCHLPSHLYTFKSREPVFRMSIIITGAGGYVGQELASALLASDPSLTVILADVVAPDVPESAAQHASRAKCVKADLTSPAVVDELFGATNRYDTVYLLHGIMSSGAEANFELGVRVNLDATRYILDRLRAVQPGVKVVFTSSLAVYGLAPKGFVIDETNFPPVPESSYGTQKLVIELLLNDYSRRGFLDGRAVRLPTVTVRAGKPTQAASSFASGIIREPFHGEKAVLPVSKDVEMWVCSPYTVVRNLIHAATVPKEAFGDSRSVNLPGIVVSVQEMLDALEEVGGKERRALVEEKYDADIDRIVQTWSPHFNPARALKLGFSEDIPILENVRRYASQLK, encoded by the coding sequence ATGCCCCGCAGGACAGTGAAGGGATACCTGTACTTCTTATTTCCTGCAAAATCGCCCAATGCATTGTTGAATCCTCGCTGCTTGCATCTCTGTCACCTTCCATCTCATTTATATACTTTCAAATCCCGCGAACCCGTCTTTAGAATGTCGATTATAATCACCGGCGCCGGTGGCTACGTCGGCCAGGAACTGGCCTctgccctcctcgccagcgacCCCAGCCTGACAGTGATACTGGCAGACGTCGTGGCCCCCGATGTCCCAGAATCCGCAGCACAGCACGCATCAAGAGCAAAGTGCGTCAAGGCCGACCTTACCTCTCCCGCCGTAGTCGACGAGCTCTTCGGCGCAACTAACCGCTACGACACGGTCTACCTGCTGCACGGGATTATGTCCAGCGGCGCAGAAGCGAACTTCGAGCTCGGCGTGCGCGTGAATCTCGACGCAACTCGCTATATCCTTGACAGACTCCGGGCCGTCCAGCCGGGCGTCAAGGTCGTATTTACGTCTAGTCTAGCAGTCTACGGACTCGCGCCTAAAGGGTTCGTCATTGACGAGACGAATTTTCCGCCTGTGCCCGAGTCTAGCTACGGCACGCAGAAGCTCGTTATTGAGTTGTTGCTGAATGATTACTCGCGCCGTGGGTTCCTGGATGGACGTGCTGTGCGTTTGCCCACTGTGACGGTGCGAGCGGGAAAGCCCACGCAGGCGGCGAGTAGCTTTGCGAGTGGGATCATTCGCGAGCCGTTTCATGGGGAGAAGGCGGTTTTGCCGGTTAGtaaggatgttgagatgTGGGTTTGCTCGCCGTATACGGTTGTGAGGAACTTGATCCATGCGGCTACGGTGCCGAAGGAAGCCTTTGGGGACTCAAGGTCGGTGAATCTGCCTGGGATTGTGGTTAGTGTGCAGGAGATGTTGGatgcgctggaggaggttggtgggaaggagagacgggcgttggtggaggagaagtATGATGCGGATATTGATCGGATTGTGCAGACTTGGTCGCCGCATTTTAATCCGGCGAGGGCGCTGAAGCTGGGATTTTCGGAGGACATTCCTATTCTCGAGAATGTGCGGCGATATGCGAGTCAGCTCAAGTAG
- a CDS encoding mitochondrial processing peptidase (COG:O;~EggNog:ENOG410PGP4;~InterPro:IPR001431,IPR011765,IPR007863,IPR011249;~MEROPS:MER0043985;~PFAM:PF05193,PF00675;~go_function: GO:0046872 - metal ion binding [Evidence IEA];~go_process: GO:0006508 - proteolysis [Evidence IEA]) translates to MASRRLAFNLNQALRSRAALKSIQPVKRGFASPVALPSTTQSTTLSNGFTIATEYSPWAQTSTVGVWIDAGSRAETDKTNGTAHFLEHLAFKGTNKRSQHQLELEIENMGAHLNAYTSRENTVYYAKSFNNDVPKAVDILADILQHSKLESSAIERERDVILREQEEVDKQLEEVVFDHLHATAYQRQPLGRTILGPKENIQTITRDNLTEYIKTNYTADRMVLVGAGGIPHEDLVRLAEQHFGSLPSKPPTSAAAALSAEQKRQPEFIGSEVRIRDDTLPTAHIALAVEGVSWKDDDYFTALVAQAIVGNWDRAMGNSPYLGSKLSSHVERNNLANSFMSFSTSYSDTGLWGIYLVSENMTGLDDLIHFALREWSRLSFSVTAAEVERAKAQLKASILLSLDGTTAVAEDIGRQIITTGRRLSPEDIERTIGQITEKDVMEFANRKLWDQDIAMSAVGSIEGILDYNRIRSDMSRNAY, encoded by the exons ATGGCTTCCCGGCGTTTAGCCTTTAACCTCAACCAGGCTCTGCGCAGTCGCGCCGCCCTGAAGTCCATCCAGCCCGTCAAGCGTGGCTTTGCTTCTCCCGTTGCCCTCCCGTCCACCACCCAGTCCACCACCCTTTCCAACGGTTTCACG ATCGCTACGGAATACTCCCCATGGGCTCAGACGTCGACCGTCGGCGTGTGGATCGATGCCGGTAGCCGGGCAGAGACTGACAAGACCAACGGAACCGCGCACTTCCTGGAGCACCTTGCCTTCAAG GGTACCAACAAGCGTTCGCAGCACCAATTGGAGCTCGAGATTGAGAACATGGGTGCTCACCTCAACGCCTACACATCG AGGGAAAACACCGTCTACTACGCCAAGTCCTTCAACAACGATGTCCCCAAGGCCGTCGATATCCTCGCCGATATTCTGCAACACTCCAAGCTCGAGTCTTCTGCCATTGAGCGCGAGAGGGATGTGATTCTCcgtgagcaggaggaggttgaCAAGCAGCTCGAGGAGGTTGTCTTCGACCACCTTCACGCTACTGCTTATCAGCGCCAGCCTCTCGGCCGTACCATCCTCGGCCCCAAGGAGAACATCCAGACCATCACCCGCGACAACCTGACCGAGTACATCAAGACCAACTACACTGCCGACCGCATGGTCCtcgttggtgctggtggtatCCCCCACGAGGACCTCGTCAGACTCGCTGAGCAGCACTTCGGTTCTCTGCCCAGCAAGCCCCCAACCTCCGCCGCTGCCGCCCTCAGCGCCGAGCAGAAGCGCCAGCCCGAGTTCATTGGGTCCGAGGTCAGAATCCGTGATGACACTCTCCCCACTGCCCACATTGCCCTTGCCGTTGAGGGTGTCAGCTGGAAGGACGATGACTACTTCACTGCCCTTGTCGCCCAGGCCATCGTCGGTAACTGGGACCGTGCCATGGGCAACTCCCCTTACCTCGGCAGCAAGCTCAGCTCCCACGTTGAGCgcaacaacctcgccaacaGCTTCATGAGTTTCTCTACCAGCTACAGCGATACCGG TCTCTGGGGTATCTACCTCGTCTCCGAGAACATGACTGGCCTCGATGACCTCATCCACTTCGCTCTCCGTGAATGGTCTCGCCTGTCCTTCAGCGTCACCGCCGCTGAGGTCGAGCGCGCCAAGGCTCAGCTCAAGgcttccatcctcctctccctcgacGGCACCACCGCCGTTGCCGAAGACATTGGTCGCcagatcatcaccaccggccGCCGCCTCTCCCCCGAGGACATTGAGCGCACAATCGGACAGATCACCGAGAAGGATGTGATGGAGTTCGCCAACCGCAAGCTCTGGGATCAGGACATCGCCATGAGCGCTGTTGGCAGCATCGAGGGTATCCTCGACTACAACCGTATCCGATCGGACATGAGCCGAAACGCCTACTAA
- a CDS encoding GMC family oxidoreductase (CAZy:AA3;~COG:E;~EggNog:ENOG410PJ6X;~InterPro:IPR012132,IPR036188,IPR027424,IPR000172, IPR007867;~PFAM:PF00732,PF05199;~SECRETED:SignalP(1-26);~go_function: GO:0016614 - oxidoreductase activity, acting on CH-OH group of donors [Evidence IEA];~go_function: GO:0050660 - flavin adenine dinucleotide binding [Evidence IEA];~go_process: GO:0055114 - oxidation-reduction process [Evidence IEA]), giving the protein MAIHLKALAFLAITSTLSVLPTPATASNAGTDTNRFDFVIIGGGTAGLAVASRLSEIPDITIAVVEAGKDEGNNPNVTSVAEYGGTAGQGTHIDWSYETVEQRYAGGRKIGFHAGKAWGGTSTINGMTYIRAEKAQLDAWETLGNKGWSWASLWPYHLKSERYETPTKAQLAAGVSYVDSYHGRHGPLNVAYQYGLQNGSFASLAKETWQTFGMPSNPDVNGGNVRGFSTWPQTLDREANAREHSAQAYYYPVRDRSNLVIFRGRVDRISWAGTNGSKALAEGVEYTTEDGRAGTLYAEKEVIVSAGAVRTPAILELSGVGNPELLKQLAIPVKVSLPSVGENAIDQPNSFISYSSTKNFTGIAPYVTYMTASDVFGPETQRVADEISSRIKSWAEQVSAGSPGGGLPASAIEHQYRVQHDLIFSQDVAITEILTTSLGPLVGTAFWISLPFSRGSVHIHSSDPGVHPSLDPNYLMANWDIVFQRRIAQLVSRYWDTEPVRSLAGQRIQPAVGDLPANATDEEWDKWIESSLSPNQHLVGTASMLPKELGGVVDTNLVVYGTENVRVVDASVLPGQISGHLTSLIYAVSERAADIIKETL; this is encoded by the exons ATGGCAATCCACCTCAAAGCCCTGGCCTTCCTAGCCATAACCTCCACGCTTAGCGtcctcccaaccccagccacCGCATCCAATGCCGGCACCGACACCAACCGCTTCGACTTTGtgatcatcggcggcggAACAGCGGGGCTAGCAGTCGCAAGTCGACTCTCGGAAATCCCAGATATAACAATTGCCGTGGTCGAGGCGGGCAAGGATGAAGGGAATAACCCCAACGTTACGAGCGTTGCTGAGTACGGCGGGACGGCTGGGCAGGGGACGCATATTGATTGGTCGTATGAGACGGTCGAGCAGAGGTATGCTGGTGGGAGGAAGATTGGGTTCCATGCTGGGAAGGCGTGGGGTGGGACGAGTACGATTAATG GAATGACGTATATACGCGCTGAAAAAGCCCAACTCGACGCGTGGGAAACGCTCGGGAATAAAGGGTGGTCTTGGGCCAGTTTATGGCCTTACCATCTGAAGAGTGAGCGGTATGAGACGCCGACTAAGGCGCAATTGGCCGCTGGGGTATCCTATGTTGATTCATACCATGGACGCCACGGACCTCTCAATGTGGCATATCAGTACGGACTCCAGAATGGCTCATTTGCGTCTCTGGCGAAGGAAACCTGGCAGACTTTCGGAATGCCATCTAACCCCGATGTCAATGGGGGAAACGTACGCGGCTTCTCGACCTGGCCGCAGACTCTTGACCGGGAGGCGAATGCCCGGGAACATTCTGCGCAGGCTTATTACTATCCCGTTAGGGACCGGTCTAATCTCGTTATATTTAGAGGGCGAGTGGATAGAATATCGTGGGCTGGAACCAACGGGAGCAAAGCATTAGCAGAGGGGGTCGAATATACCACAGAAGACGGTAGGGCTGGGACTCTGTATGCGGAGAAAGAGGTCATTGTTTCGGCTGGGGCTGTTCGAACGCCGGCTATATTGGAGCTTTCTGGAGTTGGGAATCCAGA GCTATTAAAACAACTTGCTATCCCCGTCAAAGTGTCCCTACCATCCGTCGGCGAAAACGCCATAGACCAACCAAACAGCTTCATCAGCTACTCCAGCACCAAAAACTTCACCGGAATAGCCCCATACGTAACCTACATGACAGCCTCCGACGTCTTCGGGCCGGAGACACAACGCGTCGCAGACGAAATCTCCTCGCGGATCAAATCCTGGGCTGAACAAGTCTCAGCAGGCAGCCCAGGAGGGGGACTCCCCGCCTCTGCAATCGAACACCAATACCGCGTGCAGCACGATCTCATATTCAGCCAGGACGTCGCGATTACCGAAATCCTAACGACGAGTTTGGGACCGCTTGTTGGGACGGCGTTTTGGATTTCCCTTCCGTTCTCTAGGGGGAGTGTGCACATCCATTCGTCTGATCCGGGTGTTCATCCTTCTCTTGACCCTAATTACCTCATGGCGAATTGGGATATTGTGTTCCAGAGGAGGATTGCTCAACTTGTATCCAGGTATTGGGATACGGAGCCTGTGCGTTCTTTGGCTGGACAGCGTATTCAGCCGGCGGTTGGGGATCTGCCAGCGAATGCTACAGACGAGGAGTGGGATAAGTGGATTGAGAGCTCAT TGTCTCCCAACCAGCATTTGGTTGGTACGGCGTCGATGCTTCCTAAGGAGCTCGGGGGTGTAGTTGATACTAATCTTGTTGTCTATGGTACTGAGAATGTAagggttgttgatgcgtCTGTCTTACCGGGCCAGATTAGTGGGCATCTCACCAGTCTCATATATGCGGTTTCGGAGAGGGCGGCGGATATCATTAAGGAGACGCTTTAG
- a CDS encoding uncharacterized protein (COG:S;~EggNog:ENOG410PXVP) translates to MEPPRASDVACTVRDFVVQRAPQYHEAFAVESTYDSQRGVFVARQPYNDLEDALTSYIKTWDIKWDVKSCTWDDVFDELQAAEDEYKRRGKGGQPAHLVRGALRRTGNNAADITPWLDIIPGEFGLSILSAGLKLVFSVRGPFPRTEAEMAALFNTEAQIAKQQAETREMILEAFRSIPDIIAGTEAKRCQFKRYSPLRDCAVNLYVKIIETIQQLIAKLNTSHTGHMGLQILGYSRKILRPTIRAEEIHGILNDMQGEVQRFQTCLDNIRDGIAIETNTKMSEALMQTKAVRETVSHTRTDVTYIRRHLDDVERKVQDTHVEREEMRRELQRIADGIDAQNSFLHALIDEKCQQMENLSLTNCFPFSNRVQPCPGMQNHPDTASFLSGEQLLQALNVYHMGPVNDLKDILRSEASFNDTAQIQAQQLLSSTRFHEWLSSSNPDLLLVNGNYDDHARTSPLSCLSAHLAIILSQKWNSTVIHFFCGQHDSRISPVVGPRGLLRSLITQLLHTDHSFNFNFIDTRPFANGIKQHEIRDLCWTLGQLIRQLPRGQGVLCLIENIGCFEREEWFSDLRDVVELLYRTTADPYLWPNLKVLITNATARTRIERELPREMLLSLSRDNPYSRRVITERTMLSDLQPRRRNDYQERMQTMGVYNDDSDEGF, encoded by the exons ATGGAACCCCCAAGAGCTTCAGATGTAGCATGTACAGTCAGAGACTTTGTTGTCCAGAGAGCGCCCCAGTACCATGAAGCATTTGCAGTGGAATCGACTTACGACAGCCAACGAGGTGTCTTCGTTGCGCGGCAGCCTTATAA CGACCTGGAAGATGCACTAACGTCCTACATTAAAACATGGGACATCAAATGGGACGTTAAATCTTGCACTTGGGACGACGTATTCGATGAGCTGcaggcggcggaggatgagtATAAACGCAGGGGAAAGGGAGGTCAACCTGCCCATCTGGTGCGCGGAGCGTTGCGGCGAACAGGCAACAATGCTGCTGATATTACGCCATGGCTTGACATTATTCCAGGCGAATTTGGGTTGTCCATACTGAGCGCGGGCTTGAAGCTGGTGTTTAGCGTACGTGGTCCTTTTCCTCGAACTGAAGCAGAGATGGCAGCATTGTTTAACACCGAGGCTCAGATCGCAAAACAACAAGCAGAAACTCGTGAAATGATTCTCGAGGCCTTTCGATCTATCCCAGACATAATCGCGGGCACAGAAGCGAAGCGGTGCCAGTTCAAACGATATTCACCACTGAGGGACTGTGCGGTCAACCTGTATGTGAAGATCATAGAAACGATCCAGCAGTTAATCGCCAAGTTGAACACAAGTCATACGGGACATATGGGACTCCAAATCCTGGGATACTCTCGGAAGATACTCAGGCCTACAATTCGAGCTGAGGAAATCCACGGTATATTGAACGATATGCAGGGCGAAGTGCAGCGATTCCAGACCTGCCTCGACAACATTCGGGACGGTATCGCCATCGAGACTAATACTAAGATGAGCGAAGCTCTCATGCAGACCAAGGCTGTGCGAGAGACAGTATCTCACACTAGAACGGACGTCACGTACATTCGTCGTCATTTGGACGACGTCGAGCGCAAGGTGCAGGACACCCATgtggagagagaagaaatgCGCCGCGAACTCCAGCGCATAGCAGACGGGATCGATGCTCAAAACAGTTTTCTCCATGCCCTCATAGATGAGAAATGCCAGCAAATGGAGAACCTCTCGCTCACCAActgttttcctttctcaAACCGCGTACAGCCATGCCCAGGGATGCAGAATCACCCTGACACAGCATCTTTCCTCTCCGGGGAACAATTACTACAAGCACTAAATGTGTACCACATGGGGCCAGTCAACGATTTGAAGGACATTCTTCGATCCGAGGCGTCCTTCAACGACACTGCACAGATCCAAGCTCAACAGCTGCTGTCATCAACCAGGTTCCATGAATGGCTCTCGTCCTCAAACCCCGATCTGCTGCTGGTTAACGGAAACTATGATGATCACGCTAGAACATCTCCATTGTCTTGTCTCAGTGCCCACCTGGCCATAATCCTATCCCAAAAGTGGAATTCCACGGTGATCCACTTCTTCTGTGGCCAGCACGACTCCCGCATAAGCCCAGTGGTTGGCCCTCGTGGCCTCCTACGAAGCCTGATCACCCAACTTCTACACACAGACCATTCATTCAACTTCAATTTCATCGATACCCGGCCCTTCGCGAACGGCATCAAACAGCATGAGATCCGGGATTTGTGCTGGACCCTCGGGCAACTTATCAGGCAGCTTCCACGTGGCCAAGGAGTCCTCTGTCTAATCGAGAACATCGGCTGTTTCGAGCGGGAGGAGTGGTTCTCTGATCTGCGTGATGTGGTCGAGCTGCTCTATCGGACTACAGCAGATCCCTATCTATGGCCGAACCTCAAAGTGCTTATCACCAACGCCACAGCAAGGACCCGCATCGAGCGCGAACTTCCCCGAGAGATGCTACTCTCACTCTCGCGAGACAACCCCTACAGCCGCCGCGTGATTACCGAAAGAACAATGCTCAGTGATTTGCAGCCCCGGAGGCGAAATGATTACCAGGAGAGGATGCAGACGATGGGAGTTTATAATGATGATTCCGATGAGGGCTTTTAA
- a CDS encoding uncharacterized protein (COG:O;~EggNog:ENOG410PUIJ;~InterPro:IPR027417,IPR003593,IPR003959;~PFAM:PF00004;~go_function: GO:0005524 - ATP binding [Evidence IEA];~go_function: GO:0016887 - ATPase activity [Evidence IEA]) yields the protein MAESAGEIGPQADAGMHGRVDDGDSPDPSDNSISIGPVASNRYIRLLEDRLSKLESKIHDLEGFAQPDYGPAPSIPVDSWSSVQSDEQSDETPDLPQSSKPMIPSLSKVSWFGFHNLLEGDDGFAIDVCSIKAAGRKDDGPSRKFRDEGESLDYKRGVKMFLDLKVPPGGADVVKCIRINSMAILTLLHDIDPKVPIDGSPLRLNPPFLCLVHYHDQVKQILDRTRSEFGLGSHSAVTTSDTDAEQQVSRQHRAEELLRHMDPYMHFMDTEVLPKYRRLGLPEVNTVNAKVRFSELPYLFRRDDDIYQPAGTNALSQDSLRHQEAWRILPDRIFSFYRDVTEESSCFSVICYHIVFDGRSYAPVRQCLQIEEFEGERDVTSLPMYPIRFMPNHREILTELRDRGARFQEHISSKQVSYQGWALQHPDGHGNDRTYISSNLVVDFAETSRAHPDWTVDLGDGKTDWKNDFEDIPFVFPEDRHSTLWGSSPTANNLVVKARKPVSLYDLSLPHEQTDNCFQRHRFFLEFSKKSEDPTAIGQLQGELDIQEHELVLLPKRLFAYALQDRKFVMLDIANAKSLAQTGDPFKELIISRSHKDMISSLVHAHFEKKQIEQLHGFYLTSQDIIHNKGRGLVILLHGVPGVGKSSTAEAVAQRWKRPLLAITCGDLGLEAADVEHSLKEIFRLAQLWDCVLLLDEADVFLSQRSVSDLQRNSLVSVFLRVLEVGHIDEAFMSRIHISLYYPRLDLDQTVDIWRMNIDRLQSIEQKRSEATGQPALTIAIDEILEYAKKHFHARGPDRAWNGRQIRNAFQTAAALARYESDTGTSLNKAHENPHHVLARHFKTVARAGRGFEDYLRETRGKSDSDLAYDTKTRADHMVENKSRKAPIISEAAIGAGPSKYQGTYLNPNQDSRPSNTQAGGYQTAPQYSILGSGQFTPSAYSQGRASPQQFHNAGTNPFLSMNAGNPGHTTPSRSMTPQPPMESRGGNFSYECVQNPSITLGQYHGPQGDDEFSD from the exons ATGGCCGAATCTGCAGGAGAAATTGGACCGCAGGCCGACGCAGGTATGCACGGCCGTGTTGACGACGGAGATTCGCCGGATCCAAGTGACAACAGCATTTCAATTGGTCCTGTCGCTTCAAACAGATACATACGGCTCCTGGAAGACCGTCTGTCCAAACTGGAGAGCAAAATCCATGACTTAGAGGGTTTCGCGCAGCCAGATTATGGTCCAGCCCCGAGTATACCGGTAGACAGCTGGAGCTCCGTCCAAAGCGACGAGCAAAGCGATGAAACCCCGGATTTACCGCAATCTTCTAAGCCCATGATTCCTAGTCTTTCCAAGGTTAGCTGGTTCGGCTTTCATAACCTCCTTGAGGGAGACGATGGTTTTGCGATAGATGTGTGCTCCATCAAGGCGGCAGGCCGTAAGGATGACGGCCCCTCGAGGAAATTCAGGGACGAAGGAGAAAGTCTGGACTATAAGCGGGGAGTGAAGATGTTTTTAGATCTCAAAGTCCCACCGGGGGGTGCTGACGTTGTTAAGTGTATTCGGATAAATTCCATGGCCATTCTGACTCTATTGCACGACATTGATCCAAAGGTCCCGATTGACGGATCGCCTCTACGACTCAACCCCCCCTTTTTGTGCCTGGTCCATTATCATGACCAGGTAAAGCAGATTTTGGATCGAACTCGCAGCGAGTTTGGTCTTGGGTCTCACTCAGCAGTGACAACATCGGATACTGATGCGGAACAGCAGGTGAGCCGGCAGCACCGTGCTGAGGAGCTTCTCCGTCATATGGACCCCTACATGCACTTTATGGATACAGAGGTGCTCCCTAAGTACCGTCGCCTAGGCCTCCCAGAAGTCAACACTGTCAACGCAAAGGTTCGTTTCAGCGAGTTACCTTATCTCTTCAGGCGGGACGACGATATCTACCAGCCGGCGGGTACCAACGCTCTTTCACAAGACTCCCTTCGACATCAGGAAGCTTGGAGAATCCTCCCTGATCGTATATTCAGCTTTTATCGGGATGTCACCGAGGAGTCTTCCTGTTTCTCCGTGATTTGCTATCACATTGTTTTTGACGGAAGATCATACGCGCCAGTCAGACAATGTTTACAAATCGAGGAATTTGAGGGCGAGCGTGATGTGACGTCGCTGCCCATGTATCCCATTCGATTTATGCCAAATCACCGCGAGATTCTCACTGAGCTGCGGGACAGAGGAGCGAGGTTTCAGGAACACATCAGCTCGAAACAGGTGTCGTACCAGGGATGGGCGTTGCAACATCCAGACGGCCATGGAAACGATCGTACATACATATCAAGCAATTTGGTCGTTGATTTTGCGGAAACCTCCAGAGCACACCCAGACTGGACAGTTGACCTAGGAGATGGGAAGACGGATTGGAAGAATGACTTTGAGGATATCCCTTTTGTTTTCCCCGAAGACCGCCATTCCACCTTGTGGGGATCGAGTCCAACCGCCAACAATCTTGTTGTCAAAGCCCGCAAGCCTGTATCGTTGTATGACCTTTCTCTGCCCCATGAACAAACGGACAACTGCTTCCAAAGGCATCGGTTTTTTCTTGAGTTTTCTAAGAAATCGGAGGATCCCACTGCCATCGGCCAGCTCCAAGGTGAGCTGGATATTCAGGAACATGAGCTCGTTCTCCTTCCAAAACGGCTGTTTGCCTACGCCTTACAAGATCGAAAATTCGTCATGCTGGACATAGCAAATGCAAAATCCTTAGCGCAGACAGGGGACCCTTTCAAGGAATTAATCATCTCGCGAAGCCATAAGGATATGATATCATCTCTTGTTCACGCTCACTTcgagaaaaagcaaatagAACAGTTACACGGGTTCTACCTCACCAGCCAGGATATCATCCATAACAAGGGCCGGGGGCTTGTGATTTTACTGCACGGCGTTCCTGGAGTAGGCAAGTCTTCGACAGCAGAGGCCGTGGCACAGCGTTGGAAACGACCCCTTCTTGCTATCACCTGTGGGGATTTGGGCTTGGAAGCTGCTGATGTTGAGCACTCCCTCAAGGAGATCTTCCGGTTGGCACAGCTTTGGGACTGCGTCTTACTCCTAGATGAGGCGGATGTTTTTTTATCCCAGCGTTCTGTTTCTGACTTGCAGAGGAACTCGCTTGTATCTG TTTTCCTTCGCGTGCTGGA GGTGGGACATATTGACGAGGCGTTCATGTCACGCATCCACATTAGCCTATATTACCCGCGGTTGGATTTGGACCAAACAGTTGATATATGGAGGATGAACATCGATAGGTTGCAGTCAATCGAACAGAAACGCAGCGAGGCGACGGGCCAGCCAGCACTTACCATTGCCATTGACGAGATACTAGAATACGCCAAGAAGCATTTCCATGCCCGGGGACCGGACAGAGCATGGAACGGCAGACAGATACGAAATGCCTTTCAGACGGCCGCTGCACTCGCACGCTACGAATCGGATACCGGTACCTCATTGAACAAGGCCCACGAAAATCCCCATCATGTTTTAGCCCGCCACTTTAAGACCGTCGCGCGAGCTGGCCGCGGGTTTGAGGACTACCTGCGCGAAACAAGAGGCAAAAGTGACAGTGATCTTGCGTACGACACGAAAACCCGCGCAGACCATATGGTCGAAAACAAATCTCGGAAGGCCCCTATAATCTCTGAAGCAGCCATTGGCGCGGGGCCGAGCAAATATCAGGGCACCTATCTGAATCCCAATCAAGACAGCCGCCCCTCGAATACTCAGGCAGGAGGATACCAGACCGCACCACAGTACAGCATCCTCGGTAGTGGACAGTTTACACCCAGTGCGTACTCTCAAGGACGGGCCTCTCCACAGCAGTTCCACAACGCGGGAACAAACCCCTTCCTAAGTATGAATGCTGGAAACCCGGGGCATACCACACCCTCGCGGTCAATGACTCCGCAGCCGCCTATGGAGTCTAGAGGCGGTAACTTTTCGTATGAATGTGTACAAAACCCTTCTATAACCCTAGGACAGTATCACGGTCCCCAAGGCGATGATGAGTTTAGTGATTGA